The sequence atgtcaactggggatagtcacaacttaacacaggcttcctggttaagaacgagtcacaaaactatttattgtctcaccaagaaaacccacaacatagaagtacgtccactgctgtgttgtgtgttagtttgtgagttcagtggaatagatccagagcagaacttcaggtttaactcgggtttgttctcagaaacattcagaccctcagcagcctcccatcagaacaacacgcagcagaacatcagctggatttgataaaatgcatcggaacaaactgagaccacgttgtttaaactagtcactcagaaaacaataaaaactcgttcagtcatccacgtcctaaccccTCATTTCAAAGCACGTTAAccgctgactttttttttatttttaaaaggaagtaaagggattCGATCTGGTCAACTAGAGCATAAAAGATGTGAGATGAGCTGCTGAAGAAGCAACAGCTGTTGGAAGTGAGGTTACCAATTTATAAGGCAGTCAACTTGTCCTATATACAGTATGCTGTcttacacacatggacaaaattgttggtacccctcggttaatgaaagaaaaattcacaatggtcacagaaataatttgaatctgacaaaagtaataataaataaaaattctatgaaaattaaccagtgaaaatcattgtgggtttttctttcattaaccgaggggtaccaacaattttgtccacgtgtgtttATAGTACCTTCTTATTTTGGCTCAGCAACACGTAATGCTAAACTCTATTTTACTGTGTACATGGAAAAATAGTAGAAAGCAGCATACAAAAGGTCTTGTTTTAACGAAAAAGCTAAAAGTCttggttttgttattttgcaaagAAAGTTTTTTAACTGCACGTGGTGAAATATTCTAACCTATTGAGTTTATCCATGTTCAGGACAGGTGTGACTTTAAAAGACAGTGATTAGATGGTGTTACAGTACAGAGACAATTCTGACCAGCGACTATGAAAGgacaccttaaaatgcagctttagtcATATAATATGATGCCATAGATGACAAGAGAAATGATGAGAATGGGATGTTGGCATGCTGGGTGCTGGCATGTCAGTTAGGACTGTAGACAGGCACTTGAATGTCCACTACTCCACCATTAGTTGTGTGAGAAATAGTTTCAGACAGTATGATGTGACAGACGATGCTCTGGATGGACGTGTCCAATGAAAAGGCTGCGTACCCCCAAATGTCTGCCGTCCTTTTCCAAGCCCTTCACCCAGCCTTCCACCTGTTTCTGCGGTAGTCCACCACCATCTCCTGGTACTTTGCCCTGTTCCCCTCTTGTGCTTCCTCCAATCACTCCTCTCAGGGGTAAACTCCAGTAAGATTAGCTGTCTTGTTGCCTCAAAAAGCAGGATGACATCTAGTCTAAACAAGGTCTGGATGATATGTGATGGAATTTGCCATGGAAAGCAACCCCACAGAGCAATTCTTGGGTCTCTCTTTGACAAACACATTTGTCCTGGCTGTAGGGTGACAGTATCTGCTGTAGTTGATCCCCTGACCACACCTCCAGCAGTAAAGTCCCTTTCTCGGTGCCTTAGAGCGGCTGCTCAGGATTTGTTCAAGGATCCCTTTGGAAAACAGAGGGCTTGTGGATTTTTCTACTTGCCCCCCCACCTTATGAACAGGCTGTGGAGGACATCTTGGACCCCTGAAtcaagaatttatttttttctttattttactagGTGAGATCAGTTGaaaacaatttctcatttacaatgatgacctggcaagaggccccagcaggaatTTGATCCTTGAAGGGTTCCCCCTTGCAGATGTCCTGCCATCTGGAAAACTTGATGTTATTTCACAATATGttctttttaatgtaaaacaaaaagttgTCTAATGTGCAAATGCAATGGCAACATGCAGAGATGAGTAGTGACATTCAGCAAACCTTTAGCAGGTTTATTAAAAACAGCAACCTTTTGGTCATAGACATTTACCAAAATTGTTAATACTTTAAAGTGATAACGTAAACAGCCGGCGAAAATCTCATACCATCTTATTCGACAACACAAATTCTAAGTTGAAaaacaatacatgaaaaaattATGGTGCATGTGTTTTCGTTTGTTATTTTGGTTATAGTGAACATTAAATcgtaattactccaccaaggaacgcggtggagttatgtgacgatcggcgtacgtttgtctgtgaatctgtctgtccgtgtgcaactttactcaaaaacggaccaacggatttggttgaaattttcagggaaggtcagaaataacacaaggaccaagcgATTAAATTTTAGTGGTGATGCAGCGTATAGTCTGgctccatggatttgttaagaaTTTCTCATTGCAAGATATAGTGGCCAGCACGGTGTCcttgtaaccatgacaacaagtgaacgctgtgtcagttcgctgctgacgatcacatgattgtgatcctactacaaatccaccgctgaggacttatcggaaatgatgcaaggaagaattgattaaattgtgggggtgtttctgagtcctatcaattcctgcctcccactacatatttaggtcacgtgattcggtatccgtacctaatgtacacatgcagaacacgcCTGTGCTTGGCGCAAAGTCACGGAGTGAACAGTCTTCGCCGagtgctgtgctctctgagtgcttttcttgttccataAGGGGCCACTAATTTCTGCTGTGTATCTGTTGTCCTCACAGAGCTCCAGGATGTTGTGTGAAGTCCTGCTGTCGTCGCTATGGTTCCTGTTTGTTATCTTTTGGGTCGAGACCATAAGCGTGTGGCTGTTTCTGTCAATGTTCTACCAGGACCGGGCCTTTTACCACTGGGGAGATGGGTAAGAGAGCAGGGCTTcatggtttcattttttgtatgcaTTAAATGGTCAGAATAGTTTGTTCATCAACAGACAAATAAGCATAAAACAGTTCCCCGTTGCTAGAGACATATACACTAATTCTCATATTACTTTTAATATTCTGAAGTTATTTCTTGTATTTCTACAGCTCTTTATTTTATTCCAGTTAAGTAACTATGTTTATGTGCATTCGCCTTAAACTGATTAATTTGAATCTTTTATTATACAAAGTACCTCATTTATTGTACTGACAATGTCGCTTATAGCTGACAGCATGGGTTTAAGTTAAATGCCAAATTTATGTGGTAAAACCAAAATGTCGATCTTAGGAGTTCTCAGGTCCTCTCCTGAAATGATGAATGGAAAAGCACTTTAAACCTACTGAATAGTGTTTGTTATGGATAAAACAACACATCAAATAATTAATTAGTAAAGATGCATTTTAATGGAAGCTTCTGTTTGGTGTTACAGGGTATTTGCAGATGATCCTGGACAGATGATATACATGTTGAGCAGGTATATGAGCTTGTCTTAACTCTGAGTAAATGAGTTTGTACCATTTTGTTGTGTGTGCCTTGTGGAACTGTTTGCAAGGTCTGCTCTGTACTCTCTTTCCAGAGTTGATGCTCGCATGGAGAGAGAAATGCAGACCTGAGATGGAACAAGATCTAGGAGTCCACTGAAAGGACTGTCAGTAGAAGGCTGATGCAGTTATGTGACTGAAGAACATATGGTGAAAGGCAgtagctgtttttcttttgcactgACTGCCTCGCATGCAGTCCACTTTTAATAATAGGAGGTGGAGTGGTGCAGCATGAGTGAgtgcacaaacaaaatgtaGAGGGTCCCTATTCATGTGCACATCATAcctacagctgcagcttttctaTTTTCACTTTCTGATTTTGGGCAGGCAGAATATCTTGTTTGACAAAGGATGAGTTCTGGGCatctttcttctgtttctttacTTTATTCTAAAGTTCATTTTGATACTTGCAGTGAGAAGGTGTTCTGATCATACTGTCCTTCTATGCAACAACAGTTGTTGCTACTTATAGCTATATTTGTGTTGTCAAATGTCTGATTACAGTAAATCTGTTACCAGTTAGGAATATGAATATTACTAGCCATCATCGGATGTATTTTTGATGCTACAACCTTTAACAATGAGCTATTTTTTCACATTGGATGTGGTGGAGCATTGTACTACAGTTTAGTATAGataatgaaaaatacaatgTTAATATGTTAAAGGATTTTTCACAATGTTTTTCTCACTAATAATCCTCACCTACAGTAGATAAAGTGGAAGCATTATTTAAAGGACTTGAAGGTTCATATTGACCCTGGAAATTTTCAGACATAATTTTTTGAGAACCTTTAGCAATATCCTTTATCTGCCGCTGGATTTTGCTCAGTTGCCTTGTATCCCTTACCGCCGTAAAACTATTCCCTACAGACTTCACCTTATAGCAACTAAAACACCAACATCTGCTGATGAAGAGATACAAATGAAATGTCTGACAGTGTATGAAGGATGAAATGTAttcataaaaatgcatgcaagatgAATAATTTTGCAGgaacaatggatttgaaatgaaacgtGGAGTGATAATAATCAAACAATTTGATTAACTTCAAGCCAATTTGATTAGAACAGTCATAATGTTATGAAAATGGTACAATGTTTATCCATTTATCATTCACACAAGAAATGGGagttataaaaaaatatgtgaaaacaaTGGAAGCAATGAAAATAGTCACAATTCAGGAATGGAAGTTATTGAATGTATGTGAATTGAAAAATTGACTAGATGGAAATTTTATTTCAATACATTTGCTCAAATAAATGTTGAAGAGTTTGTCTTACTTTCTGCTGTCTGCCACTTTTCAGAACACTTGACCTGACATTTATAGTTTACAGCAAGCAATTTTGTAAGCAAATTCATCCATTTTTACTGCTCCATTTTTTTGaatttacatgcatttttatgattttttttgcttgtgcccttcataaaaatagataatgattttgatatttttctgacagaaaagTGCGACAAAGATGGTGTGTGTGACAAAGATGATAGTGGGGAGaatgtaaaacatgtcagtTTTGTATCCGGTAATTGAAATTCAaggcaatgtttttttttttttgttccctttAGTTGTCCTTCAGTTAAAGGGTATCCCGTTGAACAAAACCAGTGgagtttggtgtcattttgtaactgAGACAAATCATATTTTCTATTAATATGCTTAATAAATTGAAGTTAAGTTTTGACAGATTATTCTACACAGACCCTGAACCTTCGATGCCAGATCGGTAGAGGTCGCTCATATTAAAGCAGATCCTCAACACACCTGGAGCTCTCAGATCCCTCGAATGAATTTTTACGTCAATGATTCGGATTTGACGCGaataattgtgtattttgtgggGGTATAGAAACTACAGATCATCTGTTCTTTCAATGTATGTTCACAGAAGCGTTTTGGGCTGAAATATATGACTGGCTTTACACCAATATTCTGCTTGAACCCTTTCTTCTGAAAGatatcatttatgtttttttttttttttttttttttaatcagaaaacAAAGATTATGACTTCTTGATTAACAATACTCTCATCCTCGGGGAATTTTTATATACACAAATGCAAATACATGATGGTAAATCCtagattttctgtgtttcataAGGAGTTTCTATCCTTAACCTTAAAAAATGAAGACTAAACATGCCATGAAACTGTTCAATTTGATTGAGAAATACGATCTGCAAAAAAAGCCCtaagtcttatttttttctttcttttttctttttgctttcattctgtttcattttctgattgcacttcatataaTTTTCAAGAACTGTCTCCTCTAACAgatatattctatattttactGCACTGGAAGCACCTGTTCGTTACAAAaatgcctttgtagacactgtattccacaatgttttgttaaatgattttgtcaataaagaggaaaaaaacctGGAGCTCTCAGTCTACTTCCGGGTCATCGTCCAATTCTACCGTGAGACGATGTGTTCTGATAGGAGTTAGATTTATCCCTTATATGCAGTCTGAAGCTAATATTGGAAGTTAGAATCAGGTGTATTTGTGTTGGTTATTTTTCCAAGCAGACAATTTTCCCTTTAGCTGTGAGCAACGCCTCGTGAACATGGCTCCGACCATTCAGACACAAGCTCAGCGTGAAGACGGCCACGGGTACGTTCAAAACTGCCTTTACAAGCTGGTTAACgtaactgctgctctgttctgggtagttttaaataatattgtgaAGTTCATGTTACAGCAGCTACGAGTTAGATAGCctaattgtgtttctgttgtatgTAGCATTAGCCAACAGTGCAATTTAGCCAGCTAGCTAGAACAAAACAGCTTGACTTGTCCTAGCCTGCTTGCTAATGTGATTTAGCGTGCTTAGCATTTAGCATTAATTAGCGCGATGGTCCACTTGTAACTTTCTGTTGAGTGGTAGTAACGTAAAATATaggaaataaaaccaaaaacttTGTGTTAGCAGTGATATAAGTAGGGTtaccacctttcagaaatgaaaataaaggacgcccaccacggctcctcggggccacagttcagtaaagttggaaagatattcacagattcggacttccagcatcaataactcattacatatactttttcaaaacataaacgatgtctcttttccatcgttgtagggtagacaatatgctacaagcccagttttatcaacagtagctgtctttcaagctacaggaatgcCTTTACTGAACCCGGGGCCACTACTACCCAAGAagtggtatatttaattttgaaaaaagcactgAGCCTTGCTTAATGCttcaagtgctttattaacacgaaactaagaattttgtattgctttattatcacaggttctgcctgaaaagaggtggcatcgttttaaacagtgaaaccatactaataaaatgtaaccaaccagtgtgcaatactggattctgcaaaaacataaacaactgaatgcaaaATACTGGATAAAGAAATTgtacagacatttttctttcatctaaatcttatcttaacacaattAATGTATTGGCTTacttatgtgtgtgcatgtatttattgattgatttatttagtactgtttacaaatcagagttctgagtgagtttttctttagataggcaaaggctATTTATTGATTAcctataggctattaaataaacgtttattaaaaactgtaaaagcatttaaaaaataataaacaacttaggcatttattgtcACGAAACTACTGTAGAGTCtaggaccacatcagcatgattataagcatcctctggtaaattaacaaccagatactgatgtctctcaccatatggacttcaggagatgattagatgatgatgaactgtgacctactggttgggttctctctgttctcatgtttcttacatgttggtctcctgatgctgccttacttcagccagtccatgagcaacagaaaacacagtttgccttttacccattgccaggggttccactcttcccactcaagtctgtacatttgcagacgtttttgcttctttagatgtggtggagtttcgggtgtagacatttttaaacgtgctggcgcagcagcgtctgtaaccaggcaaccagagacaggaccagACAGGACCAGGGATGCAGAGAAGTCTGAGGTCTATCTGCTggacctcgcatcgggtcctcgctacataggtcctgcgaagtttaaattggctgcccttaatatttcctgtgttttattttgttccttatacagttttgatgagtgtgtgacagatgtgtatgggacatttatgaaaatacggaacaatttgtGTCCcatattgattcaatacgggacccaacaattaattgtcaaataaaggacgattccgtattttaagggacaaGTGGCAACTCTAGATATAAGATAGCTTGTCCAGATACTAAAAGTAAATTGACGGAAAACGCATCTGCAACATTTGGAGCACTAAATATATTACTGTTGCCCCTAAAGATAGTATAGATAATTGAATTGCTGGGGTGTAGTTAGAAATACAACGTCGCTATTGTATAAtgtgagtttttatttgttattccctcctctttgtttcttctccatgaaaacatgctacacacaaacactaccTGAACACAATCCACTAATCGTGTCCCTCTCTTCCAATGCAGCCACATTACTCAGTCTCTACTTTAATGTCATGACTTAATCTGCCAGTTATTTCGGTTTTGTCCTATATTTACAGACAATAGCACAACAGCCAGTCTTTGACACAACTTTAGTTAATAACCCTTTTacctccaagcagtttctgtgcattgttttgtttctgttatattttattCACTGTAGGCTCAGTTTAACCTCTTTGTAAACAGCACAGTCATGACTAGAAGTATTAAAATGTACTTTGTGCAGGATAAAAGTTATAGttcaataaatcatttttgaaaaatcctAGTAGTTAGTTTTCTTTGATACCATAATGAAAGTTAAGGTATCagtttttgtctggtttttgtatTGCTTTTGCTTTTGCTATGGTCGTCAGTTGTAACATCTCCCTCAATATTTTGGGAAAGTTCAGGCAGGAAATGGACAGtatttgcaaaaaatgaacaaacacaaaagtatGGTTCTTCAGTGGCCTGAACAttggaaacaaacacaaattctcagttaaaattaaaacatacaaataaaaacGTTAACACATTTTactaatttctgttttcttttacagcaGGCCATCCTCTCACAGAACTGTCCCTGAGAGGTGAGTAGATTTAACACCTTTTGTATTTGTTGTCCTGCGCAGTCAATTTAGGTGTACTTCAGGTATGTGAAAGTTGCTGGCTGACcacaattgcatttttttctctaattttgTGCCCATCACAGGTCAGGAGTTGTCTGTCGAGTGAAATACTGCAACAGCTTGCCTGACATCCCATTTGATCCCAAATTCATCACATATCCATTTGATCAGCACAGGTAATACTCACCCAGCTGTCTCTGCATTCACTGTCCATAAATTTACCCAtctaaacacagacacaaaacatctgtctgtctgtctgttgtgaCAGGTTTGTACAGTATAAAGCCACATCTCTAGAGAAGCAACACAAGCATGAGCTCCTGACTGAGCCAGACCTCGGAGTCACCATTGATCTCATCAACCCAGACACCTACCGCATAGACCCCAACAGTAAGTCTCCAGTTGTGGTCTCATACCACATGCTAttctttatttaaacttttatgttttatcaaCTGACTGTGTAGACTGAGCCAGTCTTTCAAATTTTCAGTTCTGTTAGACCCTGCTGATGAAAAACTGTTGGAAGAAGACATCCAGGCTCCATCCAGTTCAAAGAGGTAAGGCCACTGAATATGCAGCTTCATCTGTCAGATTCCTCTGAaagttttactctttttttttttttttttttttttttaaaaataaaaaatgttttcctcccTATTAGGTCACAGCAGCATGCCAAAGTGGTGCCATGGATGAGAAAAACAGAATACATTTCCACAGAGTTTAACAGATACGGTGTTTCTAATGAGAAAGTGGAAGTCAAGTAAGTTGGATAAATGGGCTTACCTTGAAATTTCCTGATAACCAAACGATACAAGcataatatacatatatttagtGTGTGAGTATTTACCCAAGCTAAATGTCTTATGTGTTTAGGATCGGAGTGTCTGTCAAGCAGCAGTTTACAGAAGAAGAGATCTACAAGGACAGAGACAGTCAGATCTCTGCTATTgaaaagacatttgaggatgcACAGAAATCGGTGAGTGAGAATATTAATAAACGGCTCAAATCCTTGTTGttttgaatagaatagaataggtctttattgtcactgttacagaaaacaataaaaatcagtaTGGTACTCTCCGAATAGCAGCATTGAAAATAGATTATATAACACACCCTAAAATATATGCAACATAAGAGCAAACCCTAAAGTATATACAAGCATCCTGTATATTTCAAACAACGTAGACATTAaaatgtagtagtagtagtttaaTCCTGGGTATTGGAACCTCTGTGGGTATACACCCCACTTTTTGGCATTGCgggaaaattaccacaaatatTGGGTTGAATACAGCAAggcattttctttttccacacCTATTGCTAATGCATTTTCTGTGTAGTATGATGTTGTTTGTAAGTGTCATCTGCAAATCAGTACATAAATGCACCAGTCAGTGGGGAATGCTCTGATTTGTAAATATAAGGTTCTTTTCTTTCTTATCTCCAGATCTCACAGCACTACAGTAAACCCAGAGTTACTCCTGTGGAGGTATTACCTGTGTTCCCCGACTTCAAGGTGAGCTAACTGCTTAACAGGAAAGGTTTCACTCAGTTTAAAGTACTTTTTGAGTCTGCatgaatgatttaaaattacatGCCACATTGCACTGTAGTCTcgcaaagaaaaagaagaacaaacagcCAACAATATTCTACAGCAAATGTACATAGActagggaaaaaaatgtatttctcttgtttttgtgaattaAATGTACAGCAACTGACAAAATAGCTTGTGACAGATTTAGATAATAGTATTTTGTACACTTTCTCTTTGCCCAGATGTGGATCAATCCATGTGCTCAAGTCATCTTTGACTCTGATCCTGCACCTAAAGACATATCAGGGCCAGCAGGAGTGGAAATGATGTCTCAGGCCATGATCAGGTATTTACAAaagatgtgttttctgtgtgtttctctttCAGTAGCAGTGTTTTTGCATTAACATCAATTTATGTTTTGTGTAATACAGAGGTATGATGGATGAGGAAGGAAACCAGTTTGTGGCCTACTTCCTGCCCAATGAAGACACACTTCGCAAGCGCAAGAGAGACTGCGAGGAGGGGCTGGATTATATGCCAGAAGATCTGTAAGTAAAAATGTTgcatcaagaaaaaaatctggatttgtTGAAGTTGTTGCATGGAATGACATCTGCTACTTGttccatttgctttttttttttttttttttttaatcttagcAGCAGAAATAGTACTTAGGTTTGTAGCATGTAaatactaatgttttttattttctgtgtttcaggtaCGATTACAAGATTGCTAGGGAGTACAACTGGAATGTCAAAAACAAAGCCAGCAAGGGTTATGAGGAGAACTACTTCTTTATCTTCAGAGATGGAGATGGTGTTTACTACAATGAGTTGGAGACAAGGTATGTACTCATCAGTAAATAATAGTCGTGTAGCTTGGTATGAGTGGAAGATATGCCACTTTGATGAGAATATTTGTAACCTGAAGGTGTTTGCTTTGGTTTCAACAGTTTGTTGTTAGGGGTGTTGGTGGGGATGATGTACAAAACAAGCATTATGATCAGTACTGACCTATTGCCATAGCTGGGGCTGTATGGGAAAATGTTTGACCAAGTCTCTGACAGCATTTATTCTGACCTGCAGGGTGCGCTTGAGCAAGAGAAGAGCCAAGGCTGGAGCACAATCGACCACAAATGCAGTGCTGGTTTGTAAGCACAGAGACATGAATGAGAAGGAGCTGGAAGCCCAGGTCAGTttacttctttgttttttatgttcatgtaCGTAGTAATACATACAAACTTGACTTGTGTACTACTTTTCTGGACAGCAGTTTGTTGGTGAGCGTATCATTTGGAGTTGTGATTAGTGATTGATAAAGGTACAGACTACAAGATAACATTGAGTTTAAGAAAAATATAGAAGTGTAGGTAATCATGCAGTATTTATAATAGATTCAATTTGTAATATTGGTCAAGTACAAGCCACACATTGCAATTACCAAACAAAGTAGCTATAGTGATACAAGAAAACTTGTATGAAAGATGACTTGTGAATAATAccattttaaaaactggaatGTGGTCAGTGTTTGGTGTATGCATAAAAAGATATTTATTATATGTTATTGTAAACATACTTAATAATGCCAACCAGTGtgacaacaaaattaaaatgaatagaaCTCTGTTATATGGTAATAGCTGGATGGATTTTATCCTCTGTAGTTTTGAATTGATAACTCACGATACCTTTTTATTATGATTCTCAGGAGGCTCGTAAAGCTCAGCTGGAGAACCATGAACcagaagatgaggaggaagaaatgGACATGGATAAAGACATGCAAGATTCTGGTCAGATATCTTTCATCCACTATGCTTTTTGTATCTGTTACAATTTGGTATTGGTCAGCATGTCTGCTAAATCATTCAACATTCACACTATGTGATGCTTCaattgttttctccaggtgATGACAAGGAGAAGGGCAGTGGCAGTGAAGCAGAGAACTCTGGTAGTGAATCTGAGAGGGAAGATGAAGACCACGAACAAAGGGGAGACGATGACGAAGATGATGAGGacagagggaagaggaggaggaaggcgaGTGGCAGCGGCAGTGAGAGCGGCGAGGAGAGGACCAGAGAGATGCGAGATGAGGAAGAGATCTTCGGCAGCGATGATGACAGCGATGACAATGAGCCCAAAAATTCAGCCAGGAGCAGCGGGGAGGAGGGCAGCGATAGCGAGGATGAAGGGGGCAACCGAAGAGGCAGCAGGAGCCGCAGTGCATCTCCAGCTCGCAGTGATCGCAGCAGTGACCATTCAGAGACTCGGGCTCAGAGTGGAAGTGGAAGCGAGAGAGGTTCCGACTCCAGTGATGCCAGTGACAGTGAATGAGCTCTATGATGAGGACAGCAGAGTGCCTGCCACCTGTCTTATCTGTATGTTCAGCTCCAAACACAACACTGTTGCCCTGTCAGTGAGCCTGATATTAGCTTAGCCTGGGGCTGTAGTTCGTCCATGATTGCAAATGTCAAATTTGTGTGCAGAATACTCTTTGTATTTGGATTGGAAACATCTCTGTTCAGTCCAGTTTTTATTTGTAGATTTAACTCCAACACCACTAGCTGTTTGTACaccatttctgttttgtttgtcagagAGTCAGTCCAGGATCGTGTAAAAAAATTATAACTGAAACTGATAATAAATGGCAGGTGACGTTTTGTAACAAATTTGGTTGTAAAAGGTTGTTCTTTTTCCCCCTTGAACAAACTTAGGGTTACAATCAGTCTACAAAGTGCAGATTACAAAATATTTGATTAGTCAAtgctattttcagatttttcctgGAAAAATAGAGGACTGATGATGTCTAAAGTAACTGATTTCAATAGAAAACTGACAAGTGATGCAGTAAATCATTTATTCACAGTAACATACACAATAACTAGAAATTAAATTGACACTCATGtttcacaaacacaaattaCTGTACATTATAGTACTGGAGATATAGGCAATGCATATTCAGCGAAAAAATGCCAACTGGTTCTTCAGCCATTCTTCTGTCAAATCATCAGCGTTTCTTGTCTCAAAGACCTCAGAATTAagcagaaaatgtcacattcaAAATCTCATTCATTCAATAATTCAAaattcaactcattcaaaatgatcaaaacagaTCACCATACAAATTGAGATACTAACTCCTTAATACTCAAGCCAGTTTGGAATATTACTTGGGTAGAAGAATCCAAGACAAATTGCTCATGTAAAGATATGCATAACCCTCTAAACAAGCAGCCAATAAACTTTGGTTAATAAATTAGGTTTTGCTGCAGATTCAGTAACTCCCCTTTTAACATAA comes from Amphiprion ocellaris isolate individual 3 ecotype Okinawa chromosome 7, ASM2253959v1, whole genome shotgun sequence and encodes:
- the paf1 gene encoding RNA polymerase II-associated factor 1 homolog translates to MAPTIQTQAQREDGHGRPSSHRTVPERSGVVCRVKYCNSLPDIPFDPKFITYPFDQHRFVQYKATSLEKQHKHELLTEPDLGVTIDLINPDTYRIDPNILLDPADEKLLEEDIQAPSSSKRSQQHAKVVPWMRKTEYISTEFNRYGVSNEKVEVKIGVSVKQQFTEEEIYKDRDSQISAIEKTFEDAQKSISQHYSKPRVTPVEVLPVFPDFKMWINPCAQVIFDSDPAPKDISGPAGVEMMSQAMIRGMMDEEGNQFVAYFLPNEDTLRKRKRDCEEGLDYMPEDLYDYKIAREYNWNVKNKASKGYEENYFFIFRDGDGVYYNELETRVRLSKRRAKAGAQSTTNAVLVCKHRDMNEKELEAQEARKAQLENHEPEDEEEEMDMDKDMQDSGDDKEKGSGSEAENSGSESEREDEDHEQRGDDDEDDEDRGKRRRKASGSGSESGEERTREMRDEEEIFGSDDDSDDNEPKNSARSSGEEGSDSEDEGGNRRGSRSRSASPARSDRSSDHSETRAQSGSGSERGSDSSDASDSE